A single window of Methanoculleus oceani DNA harbors:
- a CDS encoding EVE domain-containing protein — protein sequence MRTIKPNIYVSFSQSLCMTRWLAISNRTNWEITRKKNIWGVPQRNKSIIERVKPGDTVLIYVSQQKENDTLLPSAVTGAFEVVSEPFEERTKVFVAPEQMGDEVFPYRIKLKPVKVFDPPVEFKPLIPKLKFITNKTMWTGHIRQAMRVIPEEDYQTILNAAKS from the coding sequence ATGAGAACCATCAAACCAAACATTTACGTCTCTTTCTCGCAATCACTCTGCATGACTCGTTGGCTTGCCATATCCAACCGGACAAACTGGGAGATCACCCGGAAGAAGAATATCTGGGGAGTCCCTCAACGCAACAAAAGCATCATCGAACGGGTGAAACCTGGAGATACGGTTCTCATTTATGTGTCGCAGCAGAAAGAGAATGATACACTGCTTCCATCGGCTGTAACCGGAGCGTTCGAGGTGGTATCTGAGCCTTTTGAGGAGCGAACGAAGGTGTTTGTCGCACCGGAGCAGATGGGTGACGAGGTCTTCCCGTACCGGATAAAATTGAAGCCCGTGAAGGTTTTCGACCCTCCAGTAGAGTTCAAACCGCTCATCCCGAAGCTGAAATTTATTACCAATAAAACGATGTGGACCGGGCATATACGGCAGGCCATGCGGGTGATTCCGGAGGAGGACTATCAGACAATCCTGAATGCTGCAAAATCCTGA